Proteins from a genomic interval of Ptychodera flava strain L36383 chromosome 7, AS_Pfla_20210202, whole genome shotgun sequence:
- the LOC139137196 gene encoding beta-galactoside alpha-2,6-sialyltransferase 2-like, which produces MKTPAYKESPIFMERSELKAVRLVARLISNSRGLFCSYEESAGSKVYLCLSVCYTSPAGDVYNHGLQGRQCKRPVCHYLSKSFTAENFGADRHTVLRDTPRQNATVKVTQPKRKAKNPFKILPSYAERLKGRVNATSSDVLCTLFKKAHASFLNRNSSVLKEGGVADYFPPDLLSTFDRHPAYNKCAIVGSSSFMNNSSLGSEIDTHDAVLRFNFAPVKNYEPDVGRKTTIRLFNNQLLEKASFTQELEKFEDIGSNVTFIMWKGAEAVYDGNLTEWYVRVPHFLKAYIDWTRKHPDIPLHVVNPVTLWRGWDIIQEFFNKPVRNTMPSSGFIGVLVMLPLCGEISVYGMVKPRRDVHDVCHYYVNRTCPPIRKPYHPLGAERNVLRMLNTGSRNELERKGKVTFPGFSSRVCL; this is translated from the exons ATGAAAACACCGGCTTATAAGGAATCGCCTATATTCATGGAACGGAGTGAATTGAAGGCTGTGCGACTGGTAGCCCGTTTAATTTCCAACAGCAGAGGGCTCTTTTGCAGTTATGAGGAGAGTGCCGGTTCGAAAGTGTATTTGTGTCTTAGTGTGTGTTACACTTCTCCTGCCGGCGATGTTTATAACCATGGACTTCAGGGTCGACAATGCAAACGACCTGTCTGCCACTACCTGTCGAAATCGTTTACCGCTGAGAATTTTGGAGCAGACCGCCACACAGTTTTAAGGGATACGCCAAGGCAGAATGCGACCGTCAAGGTTACACAGCCTAAGCGAAAAGCCAAAAACCCATTCAAAATTCTTCCAAGCTacgctgaaaggttgaaaggtAGAGTGAACGCTACGTCATCCGATGTCCTGTGTACTCTCTTCAAGAAAGCCCATGCAAGTTTTCTGAACAGGAACAGTAGTGTGTTGAAAGAAGGCGGCGTCGCTGACTACTTCCCGCCGGATCTTTTATCGACTTTCGATCGCCACCCTGCGTATAACAAATGCGCCATCGTCGGGAGTTCAAGCTTTATGAACAATTCAAGTCTCGGCTCGGAAATAG ATACACACGATGCCGTACTGAGATTCAATTTTGCTCCTGTGAAGAACTACGAGCCAGATGTGGGAAGGAAGACGACCATACGATTGTTCAATAACCAACTCCTCGAGAAAGCTTCCTTCACACAGGAATTGGAGAAATTCGAGGATATCGGAAGTAATGTAACCTTTATTATGTGGAAAGGAGCTGAAGCAGTTTATGACGGGAACCTCACCGAG TGGTATGTACGTGTGCCGCATTTCTTAAAAGCATACATCGACTGGACAAGAAAACATCCAGATATTCCACTCCATGTTGTTAATCCTGTCACGCTGTGGAGAGGTTGGGACATTATacaagaatttttcaacaaaCCAGTGAGGAACACAATGCCTTCATCAGGATTTATCG GTGTGCTGGTAATGTTGCCTTTATGTGGAGAAATCAGTGTGTATGGTATGGTCAAACCGCGACGGGACGTTCACGACGTTTGTCACTACTACGTTAACAGGACGTGCCCTCCAATACGGAAACCATATCACCCGCTAGGGGCAGAGCGTAACGTGTTAAGGATGCTCAACACAGGCAGCCGGAATGAGCTGGAGCGAAAGGGAAAAGTCACTTTTCCAGGATTTTCATCAAGGGTTTGTCTCTGA